From Vulpes vulpes isolate BD-2025 chromosome 7, VulVul3, whole genome shotgun sequence, one genomic window encodes:
- the NOBOX gene encoding homeobox protein NOBOX: MTTPRIRIALLPSVCELRLTLLGAHICSHFSNQWIVSFHLYNSQVRTGSLGSLPSDQWGNESVRPSRKPAAEQEATHPLSPGSSFFLELEGHWVLFSTGQEGRGQPLAAGPEEEPLQGPAPHTRDAPSEDLPPIHAAGEKPLAEAPGEPAGADPGRGSQPSGSGALHKHTVTAPPGPQPPGEGCSFPGREAKPGKRSYSPASSKQRPSSAGGLASSSSADVINSAHATHNPVPCGSGRGPCHLANLLSTLAQNSQNTDQKRTPEVTCPVRKKTRTLYRSDQLEELERIFQEDHYPDSDKRREIAQTVGVTPQRIMVWFQNRRAKWRKVERLNGKENKDSLAGPVPTTASSSATELPPSVTLDPEPGTFPQEPPLDTLMEPPLLLTSDQTLAPPQQPENTQRVAVTPPLFSPPPLRRVNLPFPLGPVPTPQMMPLLLDTPGSDNSHKEGPCGSWGTSVTPPPACSYLEELEPQDYQAGTQPGPFPFSQAPQGQLYQQPQAQFPFLHPFPLPTPHPLLPPLPEDPLFTSPFGPGVGLSQGYFPGPPSGQMVLQPPAGNVGAVPWNDPCLPELPFPGPFCPQALGAPPGGEGYLPDLFPGPCAPAASSRQPSAGVPQLAGGARSGPGPFLGKAQEEQPATSAGEPLAPQEVREEDQDSRGH, encoded by the exons ATGACCACCCCCCGGATTAGGATTGCTCTCCTCCCGTCTGTATGTGAGCTCAGGCTCACCCTCCTAGGTGCACATATTTGCTCGCATTTTTCAAATCAGTGGATCGTCTCGTTTCATCTTTACAACAGCCAAGTGAGAACGGGGAGCCTAGGGTCCCTGCCCTCTGACCAGTGGGGGAATGAAAGTGTGAGGCCCAGCAGGAAACCGGCTGCGGAGCAGGAAGCCACACATCCTCTTAGTCCaggttcttccttcttcctggagCTGGAAGGTCACTGGGTGCTGTTCTCCACAGGCCAGGAAGGTAGAGGCCAGCCCCTGGCTGCTGGGCCAGAGGAGGAACCGCTGCAGGGCCCAGCCCCCCACACTCGGGATGCCCCAAGCGAGGACCTGCCCCCCATCCACGCTGCTGGGGAGAAGCCGCTGGCAGAGGCCCCTGGAGAACCAGCTGGGGCAGATCCTGGGCGGGGGAGCCAGCCATCTGGCTCTGGGGCTCTCCACAAACACACGGTTACGGCCCCACCTGGACCCCAGCCTCCTGGGGAAGGCTGCTCCTtcccagggagggaggcaaagcCCGGGAAGAGATCCTACTCCCCAGCCTCCAGTAAGCAGAGACCGTCCAGTGCCGGGGGTTTGGCCTCTTCATCCTCTGCCGATGTCATTAACTCAGCCCATGCCACACACAACCCAGTGCCTTGTGGGTCAGGCCGGGGGCCCTGCCATCTGGCCAACCTCCTCAGCACGTTGGCTCAGAACAGCCAAAACACAGATCAGAAGAGGACCCCAGAAGTGACGTGCCCAGTCCGGAAAAAGACTCGGACCCTATACCGCTCAG aCCAGCTGGAGGAGCTAGAAAGGATCTTCCAAGAAGACCACTACCCAGACAGCGATAAGCGCCGGGAGATTGCCCAGACGGTGGGGGTCACCCCCCAACGCATCATG GTGTGGTTCCAGAACCGCCGGGCAAAGTGGCGAAAAGTGGAGAGGCTGAACGGGAAGGAGAACAAGGATAGTCTTGCGGGCCCTGTCCCCACCACTGCCAGCAG ctctgcaACTGAGCTGCCACCTTCTGTGACCCTGGACCCAGAGCCTGGTACCTTTCCTCAGGAGCCCCCTCTGGATACTCTCATGG AGCCCCCCCTACTGCTGACCTCTGACCAGACTCTGGCCCCACCCCAACAGCCTGAGAATACTCAAAGGGTGGCAGTGACCCCGCCACTCTTCAGCCCCCCACCTCTTCGAAGAGTCAACCTTCCTTTTCCCCTGGGCCCTGTCCCTACCCCTCAAATGATGCCTCTGCTGCTGGATACTCCTGGCAGTGACAACAGCCACAAAGAAGGCCCCTGTGGGTCCTGGGGGACAAG CGTCACCCCACCACCTGCCTGTTCATACTTGGAAGAGCTGGAACCCCAGGACTACCAAGCGGGCACCCAGCCGGGGCCGTTCCCCTtctcccaggcgccccagggccAGCTCTACCAACAGCCTCAAGCCCAGTTCCCGTTCCTGCACCCCTTcccgctgcccaccccccaccccctgctgcccccactgCCCGAGGACCCGCTCTTCACCTCACCCTTTGGCCCGGGCGTGGGCCTATCTCAGGGCTACTTCCCGGGGCCCCCGTCGGGGCAGATGGTGCTGCAGCCACCTGCTGGGAACGTGG GTGCAGTCCCCTGGAATGACCCTTGCTTGCCAGAACTGCCTTTCCCCGGTCCCTTCTGTCCGCAGGCCCTGGGCGCCCCCCCTGGAGGTGAGGGCTACTTGCCCGATCTGTTCCCAGGCCCCTGCGCCCCGGCGGCGAGCAGCAGGCAGCCCTCTGCGGGCGTCCCCCAGCTGGCCGGAGGGGCCCGATCGGGGCCAGGGCCCTTCCTGGGCAAAGCCCAAGAGGAGCAGCCTGCCACCTCTGCAGGGGAGCCCTTGGCACCCCAGGAAGTCCGAGAGGAAGACCAGGACAGCCGTGGCCACTAG